One Qiania dongpingensis genomic window carries:
- a CDS encoding YitT family protein — MNLKAKQARDILLSLAGDLAGGFLYALGIYFFAKSADFAPGGISGLALMANYLFHLPIGVTTLLLNVPLVLLSYKILGKKFLAKSFFSMAVCTIFLDVIFPHFPIYTGSPIMAALYSGVCLGAGLAIFYMHGSSSGGTDFLTISIKVLRPHLSIGMVTMSIDLVVILLGWPVFGKLDAVLYGLLSTFMASIVIDKIMYGTGAGKLVIIISGRGSDIAAGIGESFERGSTMIRAIGTYSKEEREVLLCACSKVEAYKVRRLVNQVDSDAFVMVMETNEVFGEGFKALDVKKDILG, encoded by the coding sequence ATGAATCTGAAAGCAAAGCAGGCAAGGGACATCCTTTTGAGCCTGGCGGGAGACTTGGCCGGCGGGTTTTTATATGCGCTTGGGATTTATTTTTTTGCAAAAAGCGCAGATTTTGCGCCAGGAGGGATTTCCGGTCTGGCCCTGATGGCCAATTATCTGTTTCACCTTCCCATAGGTGTGACCACCCTTTTGCTCAACGTGCCGCTTGTTTTGCTGAGCTATAAAATCTTAGGGAAGAAGTTCCTGGCGAAATCCTTCTTTTCCATGGCGGTCTGCACCATATTTCTGGATGTGATATTTCCTCATTTTCCCATATATACCGGAAGCCCGATCATGGCGGCCCTGTATTCCGGCGTGTGTCTTGGCGCCGGACTGGCTATTTTCTACATGCACGGTTCGTCCTCCGGAGGTACGGATTTTCTGACTATCTCCATCAAGGTCCTGAGGCCCCACCTGTCCATCGGAATGGTGACCATGAGCATTGATCTGGTGGTGATCTTGCTCGGATGGCCGGTATTTGGAAAGCTGGATGCGGTCCTGTACGGCCTTCTGTCCACCTTTATGGCGTCCATTGTGATCGACAAGATCATGTACGGGACCGGAGCGGGCAAGCTGGTCATCATCATCTCCGGCAGGGGAAGCGATATCGCGGCGGGTATCGGTGAAAGCTTTGAAAGAGGATCGACGATGATTCGGGCGATCGGGACCTATTCCAAAGAAGAACGGGAGGTGCTTTTGTGCGCCTGTTCCAAGGTGGAGGCGTATAAAGTGCGGCGTCTGGTAAATCAGGTCGACAGCGATGCTTTTGTTATGGTCATGGAGACCAATGAGGTATTCGGGGAAGGATTCAAGGCCCTGGATGTGAAAAAAGATATTCTTGGATAA
- a CDS encoding TIGR04076 family protein, which translates to MKKVKITILKTTLDEELAREYGAEGLAACPMMKKGQVFYADYAKPDGFCDEAWKAIYQYVFALSHGAGDGVFYYGDWIRKPGVAICSCNDGLRPVIMKLEATAEESKIDYTPVR; encoded by the coding sequence ATGAAGAAGGTTAAAATCACCATATTGAAAACGACACTGGATGAGGAATTGGCCAGAGAATATGGGGCGGAAGGGCTGGCGGCCTGTCCCATGATGAAAAAAGGGCAGGTTTTCTATGCGGATTATGCGAAGCCGGACGGTTTCTGTGACGAAGCCTGGAAAGCCATATACCAATATGTATTTGCATTGTCCCACGGGGCGGGAGACGGAGTTTTTTACTATGGCGACTGGATCAGGAAACCGGGCGTGGCCATCTGCAGCTGCAACGACGGTCTCCGCCCGGTGATCATGAAGCTGGAGGCTACCGCAGAGGAGTCGAAGATTGACTATACCCCGGTCCGCTGA
- a CDS encoding D-lyxose/D-mannose family sugar isomerase, whose protein sequence is MKRSEINKAIKAMEALIKEHHFELPPFFGWTPEEWKNKDHEYDEIRDNMLGWDITDYGEGHFDTLGFSLVTIRNGNQHKKDQYPKVYAEKLLMVNEGQYAPMHFHWTKMEDIINRGGGNVLIRVYMADRNDEGKYSDEDVTVHTDGHKYTVPAGTQVRLRPGESITIYPYMYHDFSVEPGTGAVLIGEVSMCNDDNTDNRFYEKLGRFPTIEEDEAPYRLLCNEYPKAK, encoded by the coding sequence ATGAAACGTTCTGAAATCAACAAAGCGATCAAAGCCATGGAAGCTCTCATAAAAGAGCACCATTTTGAGCTCCCCCCTTTCTTCGGCTGGACACCGGAGGAATGGAAGAACAAGGATCACGAATACGATGAAATCCGGGACAATATGCTCGGATGGGATATCACCGATTACGGTGAAGGGCATTTTGATACCCTTGGCTTCTCCCTCGTCACCATCCGCAACGGAAATCAGCATAAAAAGGATCAGTATCCCAAAGTATATGCAGAAAAGCTTCTGATGGTCAATGAAGGACAGTATGCGCCGATGCACTTTCACTGGACCAAGATGGAAGATATCATCAACCGCGGCGGCGGAAACGTTCTGATCCGCGTATATATGGCTGACCGGAATGATGAGGGAAAATACTCGGACGAAGATGTGACTGTCCACACTGACGGACACAAATACACCGTCCCCGCCGGCACCCAGGTCCGCTTAAGGCCCGGAGAAAGCATTACCATTTACCCGTATATGTATCATGATTTCAGCGTAGAGCCCGGAACCGGCGCCGTATTGATCGGAGAAGTATCCATGTGCAACGATGACAATACGGACAACCGCTTCTACGAAAAACTGGGCCGTTTTCCTACTATTGAAGAAGACGAAGCGCCTTACCGCCTGCTCTGCAACGAATATCCAAAAGCAAAATAA
- a CDS encoding ROK family transcriptional regulator, whose product MRTRTTINAEEMKYNNRGRILDHISREPLSRAELSRRTGLTRAGVSRIMDELLEEGLVREYDPVAGSVGRKPVAVGLNGSRYYIISLCLERNCATLALCDFSGQPLVSERHKRAGGARDSGEAMEFFAERIQAMIREKRPAGELLGMGIMAPGPLNSRRGQILNPPNFPLWQGVEIADYYKKEFSCPVFLEQNASAYALAENRFGLKGKYETFLELLVDTGLGGGLILGGGLWPEGRGSEFGHMTIDIHGPKCSCGNTGCAELYASIPNIVEAAKKRDRRLDSWREIVHLAEAGDEAGRSVIWEEAGYLSSLIVNMVNILDIQAVVLNGEITYKPELLLSALQKKVREQAMEGRGRAEILVTMLPEDKEAVSGANLVLEQYIRRSESGGSIRCS is encoded by the coding sequence ATGAGAACGCGGACAACGATCAATGCGGAAGAAATGAAATACAACAACAGGGGAAGAATCCTGGATCATATCAGCAGGGAGCCCCTTTCCAGGGCGGAGCTCTCCAGGAGGACAGGACTGACCAGGGCGGGCGTGAGCAGGATCATGGACGAGCTGCTGGAAGAAGGGCTGGTCCGGGAATATGATCCTGTGGCGGGATCCGTAGGCCGAAAGCCTGTGGCTGTGGGCCTCAATGGTTCCCGCTATTATATCATAAGCCTGTGCCTGGAACGAAATTGTGCCACACTGGCACTGTGTGATTTTTCCGGACAGCCGCTCGTATCGGAGAGGCATAAGAGAGCCGGAGGCGCCAGAGACAGCGGAGAGGCAATGGAATTTTTTGCGGAGCGTATACAGGCCATGATAAGGGAAAAGAGACCGGCGGGAGAGCTTTTGGGAATGGGGATCATGGCGCCGGGTCCGCTTAACAGCAGGAGAGGACAGATATTGAATCCGCCGAATTTCCCACTTTGGCAGGGTGTAGAGATTGCAGATTATTATAAGAAGGAATTCTCTTGCCCCGTTTTTCTGGAGCAGAACGCCAGCGCTTATGCTCTGGCAGAGAACCGGTTTGGACTGAAAGGGAAGTATGAAACCTTTCTGGAGCTTTTGGTGGATACCGGACTGGGGGGAGGCCTGATCCTGGGAGGAGGCCTGTGGCCGGAGGGGAGAGGAAGTGAGTTCGGGCATATGACGATCGATATCCACGGGCCAAAGTGCAGCTGCGGGAATACCGGATGCGCCGAGTTATACGCGTCCATCCCCAATATCGTGGAAGCCGCGAAGAAAAGGGACAGGAGGCTCGACAGCTGGAGAGAAATCGTGCATCTTGCCGAGGCCGGGGATGAAGCCGGCCGTTCTGTCATATGGGAAGAGGCAGGCTATCTGTCGTCACTGATCGTAAATATGGTCAATATTCTGGATATCCAGGCGGTGGTGCTGAATGGGGAGATCACCTACAAGCCGGAGCTGCTGCTGAGTGCCCTTCAGAAAAAGGTGAGAGAGCAGGCGATGGAAGGCAGAGGCAGGGCAGAGATCCTGGTTACAATGCTGCCGGAGGACAAAGAAGCCGTGAGCGGCGCCAACCTGGTGCTGGAACAGTATATCCGGCGGAGCGAAAGCGGAGGAAGCATACGTTGTTCTTGA